A part of Paraburkholderia azotifigens genomic DNA contains:
- a CDS encoding CDP-alcohol phosphatidyltransferase family protein: MKRFSMIREFHLADWFTLGNAICGTGALFSMMSYLDSAQVMHVYFASALVFAALVFDVLDGRIARWRQKASLLGKELDSLADVISFGVAPAIIGYGCGMRGLYDRVLLAYFVACGVSRLARYNVTTETMSGGTGKVTHFEGTPIPTSFAIVLLLAIAAWQGALGPQLWFGEWRIAGYVLHPLTLVYGLSGSLMISRIRIPKP, encoded by the coding sequence ATGAAGCGCTTTTCGATGATCCGCGAGTTTCATCTCGCCGACTGGTTCACGCTCGGCAATGCCATTTGCGGCACAGGCGCGCTGTTTTCGATGATGAGTTACCTCGACAGCGCGCAAGTGATGCACGTGTACTTCGCCAGTGCACTCGTGTTCGCCGCACTCGTGTTCGACGTGCTGGACGGGCGCATCGCGCGCTGGCGCCAGAAGGCTTCGCTGCTGGGAAAGGAACTGGATTCGCTAGCCGATGTGATTTCGTTCGGCGTGGCGCCCGCCATCATCGGCTACGGTTGTGGAATGCGCGGACTCTATGACCGCGTTCTGCTCGCGTATTTCGTGGCGTGCGGCGTATCGCGGCTCGCGCGCTACAACGTGACGACGGAGACGATGTCGGGCGGTACGGGGAAAGTGACCCACTTCGAAGGTACGCCTATCCCGACATCGTTCGCGATTGTCCTGCTGCTCGCCATCGCCGCATGGCAAGGGGCTCTCGGTCCGCAATTATGGTTCGGCGAATGGCGCATTGCAGGTTATGTACTGCATCCATTGACGCTGGTATATGGTCTTTCCGGATCGCTGATGATCAGCCGCATCCGCATTCCGAAGCCTTGA
- a CDS encoding efflux RND transporter periplasmic adaptor subunit, with protein MTEKTHSSLAIPARETQDGHALPPRHREWRRAKIAIVIVLLLLAAGALRTVVANIMQGRSISQMTQQNAKQYVDVVTPAQADGTSGVTVLPGTLRGYVESPIYARATGYLLHWYADIGARVKEGQLLAELDTPEIDQELAQAVAQRDQIQSSLGLAKSSFERWQQLRQRDAVSQQELDERQSTYSQDVANLAAAEANVKRLRQLESFKRIVAPFAGVVTQRNVDVGDLIDAGSGTSRALFALAQSDPLRVYVQLPQAYAQNIKVGEDVVVTQAELPGQQFNGRITNISGAIDVPTRSLQVEVTLHNPDGKLRPGAYVQVALPSGARAQLSVPGNALLFRAEGPRLAVVDNDGIVHLRKVAIAQDLGQTLEIESGIEPGDRVIINPSDSIEDGDHVEVTHPQAPSQPKGKASS; from the coding sequence ATGACTGAAAAGACTCACTCTTCGCTAGCGATTCCCGCGCGGGAAACCCAGGATGGGCACGCGTTGCCGCCGCGCCATCGCGAGTGGCGCCGCGCGAAGATCGCGATCGTGATTGTGTTGCTGCTGCTCGCGGCAGGCGCGTTGCGCACGGTGGTCGCGAACATCATGCAAGGCCGCTCGATCTCGCAGATGACGCAGCAAAACGCGAAGCAATACGTCGATGTCGTGACGCCCGCGCAGGCCGATGGCACCAGCGGCGTAACCGTATTGCCCGGCACGTTGCGCGGCTATGTCGAGTCGCCGATCTACGCGCGTGCCACCGGTTATCTGCTGCACTGGTATGCGGACATCGGCGCGCGCGTGAAGGAAGGGCAATTGCTCGCGGAACTCGATACGCCTGAAATCGATCAGGAACTCGCGCAGGCCGTTGCGCAGCGCGACCAGATCCAGTCGAGCCTCGGGCTTGCGAAAAGCTCGTTCGAGCGCTGGCAGCAATTGCGTCAGCGCGATGCCGTCTCGCAGCAGGAACTCGACGAACGGCAAAGCACGTATTCGCAGGACGTCGCCAATCTCGCCGCCGCCGAAGCCAACGTGAAGCGGCTGCGTCAACTGGAAAGCTTCAAGCGCATCGTCGCGCCATTTGCGGGCGTGGTGACGCAGCGCAATGTGGACGTGGGCGATCTGATCGATGCAGGCAGCGGCACGAGCCGCGCGCTGTTTGCACTCGCGCAGTCGGATCCGCTGCGCGTCTACGTGCAATTGCCGCAGGCCTACGCGCAGAACATCAAGGTCGGCGAAGACGTGGTCGTCACGCAGGCTGAGTTGCCGGGGCAGCAGTTCAACGGGCGCATCACGAATATTTCCGGCGCGATCGACGTGCCCACGCGTTCGTTGCAGGTCGAAGTGACGCTGCACAACCCGGACGGCAAGCTGCGGCCGGGCGCTTACGTGCAGGTTGCATTGCCCTCGGGCGCGCGCGCGCAACTGTCGGTGCCCGGCAACGCGCTGCTGTTCCGCGCGGAAGGGCCGCGGCTTGCTGTCGTCGATAACGACGGTATCGTGCATCTGCGCAAGGTGGCGATTGCGCAAGATCTCGGGCAGACGCTCGAAATCGAAAGCGGCATCGAGCCCGGCGACCGCGTGATCATCAATCCGAGCGATTCGATCGAAGACGGCGATCACGTCGAAGTGACGCATCCTCAGGCTCCGTCCCAGCCGAAAGGCAAGGCGTCGTCGTGA
- a CDS encoding efflux transporter outer membrane subunit: protein MNTLLNAARTGTLALAATLCACTVGPDYKQPLTDAPPAWHTDSYWRLAQPSHAPLAPDWWKTFGDATLDHLESQALAQNQTLVAASAHYAQARATLANTRAQLIPEIDLSASAARERVSKNRPVTNYSVPNQSTVQNNLQIGPTINYDVDLFGRIRRDVEGAQASAEQSRDDLANARLVLSTDLATDYFSLRELDAEIDVLDRSVQLQQKALDYVTTEHDLGSVSGLDVLQQKSLLDQTRVQAQLLVTQREQFEHAIAALVAVPAPQFSIEPKVAGYPVPAIPLGLPSDLLQRRPDIASAERAMAAANAQIGVAKAAFFPSLTLTPGIGWQSTEFANLLSAPSLMWSLGAALSQVVFDGGRRAANVDFANEGYQAAQANYRQAVLTAFQQVQDGITGLSVLDRAASQSHDAVADAQRLLSLANDRYSGGLVAYLDVITAQQSLLTSERQDVQIHGQQMTTSVALVKALGGGWDVQGADTQHDAAKDASDDPSAPHAPD, encoded by the coding sequence GTGAATACGCTGCTGAATGCCGCCCGAACCGGCACACTCGCTCTCGCGGCAACACTGTGCGCGTGCACGGTCGGCCCCGACTACAAGCAGCCGCTGACGGACGCACCGCCCGCGTGGCATACGGATTCGTACTGGCGTCTCGCGCAGCCATCGCATGCGCCGCTTGCGCCGGACTGGTGGAAGACCTTCGGCGACGCGACGCTCGATCATCTCGAATCGCAGGCGCTCGCGCAAAACCAGACGCTCGTCGCGGCCAGCGCGCACTACGCGCAGGCGCGCGCCACGCTCGCGAATACGCGCGCGCAGCTGATTCCCGAAATCGATCTGTCGGCATCGGCGGCGCGCGAGCGAGTGTCGAAAAACCGGCCCGTGACGAACTACTCGGTGCCGAACCAGTCGACCGTGCAGAACAATCTGCAGATCGGTCCGACGATCAACTACGACGTCGATCTGTTCGGCCGTATCCGGCGTGACGTGGAGGGCGCGCAGGCGTCGGCGGAACAGTCTCGCGACGATCTCGCGAACGCGCGGCTCGTGCTGAGCACCGATCTCGCTACCGACTATTTCTCGTTGCGCGAACTCGACGCCGAAATCGACGTGCTAGACCGCTCGGTGCAACTGCAACAGAAAGCGCTCGACTACGTGACGACGGAACACGATCTCGGCTCCGTGTCCGGCCTCGACGTGTTGCAGCAGAAGTCGCTGCTCGATCAGACGCGCGTGCAGGCGCAACTGCTCGTCACGCAGCGCGAACAGTTCGAGCATGCGATCGCGGCGCTCGTCGCGGTGCCCGCTCCGCAGTTTTCGATCGAACCGAAAGTGGCCGGGTATCCCGTGCCTGCCATACCGCTCGGCCTGCCGAGCGATCTGCTGCAGCGCAGGCCCGATATCGCATCGGCGGAGCGCGCGATGGCGGCGGCGAATGCGCAGATCGGCGTTGCCAAGGCCGCGTTTTTTCCCAGCCTGACCTTGACGCCGGGCATCGGCTGGCAAAGCACGGAATTCGCGAATCTGCTGAGCGCGCCGAGCCTGATGTGGTCGCTCGGCGCCGCGCTGAGTCAGGTCGTGTTCGACGGCGGCCGCCGCGCCGCGAATGTCGACTTCGCCAACGAGGGCTATCAGGCCGCGCAGGCGAATTATCGGCAAGCGGTTTTAACGGCGTTCCAGCAGGTGCAGGACGGCATCACCGGGCTCTCCGTACTCGATCGCGCGGCGTCGCAGTCGCACGATGCCGTCGCCGATGCGCAGCGGCTGCTGTCGCTTGCCAACGACCGCTATTCGGGCGGACTCGTCGCGTATCTGGACGTGATCACCGCGCAGCAATCGCTGCTGACGAGCGAGCGCCAGGATGTGCAGATACACGGCCAGCAGATGACGACATCCGTCGCGCTCGTGAAGGCGCTGGGCGGCGGTTGGGATGTGCAGGGAGCGGATACGCAACATGACGCCGCTAAGGACGCATCGGACGATCCATCGGCCCCGCACGCGCCGGACTGA
- a CDS encoding heavy metal response regulator transcription factor, with the protein MKLLIVEDEFKVVDYLRRGLTEQGWVVDVALDGEEGLHLASEFDYDIIVLDVMLPKRDGLSVLKALRMRKSTPVIMLTARDHVNDRVRGLREGADDYLTKPFSFLELVERLHALARRTRVQESTLICVGDLYVDLIGRRATRSGVRLDLTAKEFQLLSVLARRQGDILSKAMITELVWDVNFDSHTNVVETAIKRLRAKLDGPFSTKLLHTMRGMGYVLEVREEAEAS; encoded by the coding sequence ATGAAGCTGCTCATCGTGGAGGATGAATTCAAGGTCGTCGACTATCTGCGCCGTGGCCTGACGGAGCAGGGCTGGGTCGTCGACGTCGCGCTCGACGGCGAAGAGGGCCTGCATCTCGCGTCCGAGTTCGACTACGACATCATCGTGCTCGATGTGATGCTGCCCAAGCGCGACGGCCTCAGCGTGCTCAAGGCGCTGCGCATGCGCAAGTCCACGCCCGTCATCATGCTCACCGCGCGCGATCACGTGAACGACCGCGTGCGCGGTTTGCGCGAAGGCGCCGACGATTACCTGACCAAGCCGTTTTCGTTCCTCGAACTGGTGGAGCGTCTGCACGCGCTCGCGAGGCGCACGCGCGTGCAGGAGTCGACGCTGATCTGCGTCGGCGATCTATATGTCGATCTGATCGGACGGCGCGCGACGCGTAGCGGCGTGCGCCTCGATCTGACTGCGAAAGAGTTCCAGTTGCTGAGCGTGCTTGCGCGGCGGCAGGGCGACATCCTGTCGAAAGCGATGATCACGGAACTGGTGTGGGATGTGAACTTCGACAGCCATACGAACGTCGTGGAGACGGCGATCAAGCGGCTGCGCGCGAAGCTCGACGGGCCGTTTTCCACCAAGCTGCTGCACACGATGCGCGGCATGGGCTACGTGCTCGAAGTCAGAGAGGAAGCGGAGGCATCATGA
- a CDS encoding heavy metal sensor histidine kinase — MIRSTRSIARRLALLFALVALSVFTLVDTGLFLVLRSQLEQRLRDSLDSRTEVARIIVHHAINRDKWRIAQEKLGDMTPRDGTSLYSISSANPLFNYGHTVTGTIVQQWRGDYARVADNGTGHDLLTRTLTIPPNGERPQVQLQVATSYAPTEQALREFGLALAALSALGAFGASLLSYWVTRIGLAPLRRLTVDASEVSADNRSQRLRTTELPFELNDLAHSFNGALERLDQAYVRLESFNADVAHELRTPVTILIGQTQVALTRNRSVDDLRRTLQSNLEEFERMRGIINDMLFLARADQGERATELVEVSLATEVARTVEFLEMPMEEAQVQAELHGDAAARVNRSLFGRACANLLINAIHHCTPGATIKVTISREAGRVWVAVANPGAPIVDEVLEHVFDRFYRAELSRTNSRENHGLGLAIVKAVADMHGGVVFARSLGGVNTFGFSIRSADTVRPAKAEPSSAKEPPLASRPIAPAPLK, encoded by the coding sequence ATGATTCGCTCGACCCGTTCCATCGCACGGCGCCTTGCGTTGCTGTTTGCGCTCGTCGCACTGTCTGTGTTTACGCTGGTGGACACGGGGCTGTTCCTCGTGTTGCGCTCGCAACTCGAACAGCGCCTGCGCGATTCGCTCGATAGCCGCACGGAAGTGGCGCGCATCATCGTGCATCACGCGATCAATCGCGACAAGTGGCGCATCGCGCAAGAAAAGCTCGGCGACATGACGCCGCGCGACGGCACGAGTCTTTATTCGATTTCAAGCGCGAATCCGCTTTTCAATTACGGACACACGGTGACGGGCACGATCGTGCAGCAGTGGCGCGGCGACTATGCACGTGTCGCGGACAACGGCACCGGTCACGATCTGCTGACGCGCACGCTGACGATCCCGCCGAACGGCGAGCGTCCGCAGGTGCAGTTGCAGGTCGCGACCAGCTACGCGCCGACCGAGCAGGCATTGCGCGAGTTCGGCCTTGCGCTGGCCGCGCTGTCGGCGCTCGGCGCGTTCGGCGCGTCGCTGCTCAGCTACTGGGTCACGCGCATCGGTCTTGCGCCGTTGCGCCGACTGACGGTCGATGCTTCCGAGGTGAGCGCCGATAATCGCTCTCAGCGCTTGCGAACGACGGAGCTGCCGTTCGAACTGAACGATCTCGCGCATTCGTTCAACGGCGCGCTCGAGCGGCTCGATCAGGCGTACGTGCGCCTCGAATCGTTCAATGCCGATGTCGCGCACGAATTGCGCACGCCCGTGACGATTCTGATCGGGCAGACGCAGGTGGCGTTGACGCGCAACCGTTCGGTCGACGATCTGCGCCGCACGCTGCAATCGAACCTGGAAGAGTTCGAGCGCATGCGCGGCATCATCAACGACATGCTGTTCCTCGCGCGCGCGGATCAGGGCGAGCGCGCGACGGAACTCGTCGAAGTGTCGCTCGCGACGGAAGTGGCGCGCACCGTCGAGTTCCTCGAAATGCCGATGGAAGAGGCGCAGGTGCAGGCCGAATTGCACGGCGATGCCGCGGCGCGCGTCAACCGCTCGCTGTTCGGCCGCGCGTGCGCGAACCTGCTGATCAACGCGATTCACCATTGCACGCCCGGCGCGACGATCAAGGTGACGATTTCGCGCGAGGCGGGGCGCGTGTGGGTCGCCGTCGCGAATCCTGGCGCGCCGATCGTGGACGAGGTGCTCGAGCACGTGTTCGACCGCTTCTATCGGGCGGAACTGTCGCGCACGAACAGCCGCGAGAATCACGGGCTCGGGCTCGCGATCGTCAAGGCGGTCGCCGACATGCACGGCGGCGTGGTGTTCGCGCGCAGCCTCGGCGGCGTGAACACGTTCGGGTTTTCGATAAGAAGCGCTGACACGGTACGCCCGGCGAAAGCCGAGCCGTCGTCCGCGAAGGAGCCACCATTGGCATCGCGGCCCATTGCGCCAGCGCCGCTGAAATAG